One region of Triticum aestivum cultivar Chinese Spring chromosome 6B, IWGSC CS RefSeq v2.1, whole genome shotgun sequence genomic DNA includes:
- the LOC123135034 gene encoding flavonoid O-methyltransferase-like protein Os11g0303600 yields MAGQAEKVFVPTDTELLQAQSDLWRHTLCYLTPMALRCAVDLGVPTAIHRLGGAASPSELVAALSLPTSKLPFLARLLRQLATAGVFSATDAGTYRLNPLSYLLVDGVRIDGDASQTALVRAAASRYYVEAAMGLADWFRKDFDGAVPSPFEDVHGAAIFEESMVLLDPEMDQLLHDALAAHDHMGIGPVLRQCRELFDGLESLTDCGGGDGTTARSIVEAYPHITCTVLDLPKVMDKVLPAEEGAVKYVSGDLFHVVPPAQAVLLKLVLHFWSDEECVKILAQCKKAVPPRDAGGKVIVIDIVLGSVSGPMLETQHLMDMVMLVVTRGRQRDEKDWSEIFVKAGFSGYKIVKKLGARAVIEVYP; encoded by the exons ATGGCAGGCCAGGCAGAGAAGGTGTTTGTCCCCACCGACACGGAGCTGCTCCAGGCGCAGTCGGACCTGTGGCGCCACACCCTCTGCTACCTCACGCCTATGGCGCTCCGGTGCGCCGTCGACCTTGGCGTCCCCACTGCCATTCACCGCCTCGGCGGCGCCGCGTCCCCATCCGAACTCGTCGCCGCCCTATCCCTCCCCACGTCCAAGCTGCCCTTCCTCGCCCGCCTGCTGCGCCAACTCGCCACGGCGGGCGTCTTCAGTGCAACCGACGCCGGAACGTACCGCCTCAACCCGCTCTCGTACCTCCTGGTAGACGGCGTCCGCATCGACGGCGACGCTAGCCAGACGGCCCTCGTGCGCGCCGCGGCCTCGCGCTACTACGTGGAGGCGGCCATGGGGCTGGCGGACTGGTTCAGGAAGGACTTCGATGGAGCCGTTCCCTCGCCGTTCGAGGACGTGCATGGCGCGGCCATCTTCGAGGAGAGCATGGTGCTCCTGGACCCGGAGATGGATCAGCTGCTCCACGACGCCCTCGCTGCCCACGACCACATGGGGATCGGCCCCGTGCTCCGGCAGTGCCGTGAGCTGTTCGATGGGCTTGAGTCTCTCACTGACTGCGGCGGTGGCGATGGGACTACCGCGAGGTCCATCGTCGAGGCCTACCCTCACATCACGTGCACTGTGTTGGACCTTCCAAAGGTCATGGACAAAGTTCTTCCCGCTGAAGAAGGAGCAGTTAAGTATGTTTCCGGTGACCTGTTCCACGTTGTCCCACCTGCTCAAGCCGTCTTGCTCAAG CTTGTACTGCACTTCTGGAGCGACGAGGAATGCGTCAAGATCCTGGCACAATGCAAGAAGGCTGTTCCTCCCCGGGATGCAGGAGGAAAAGTCATCGTCATAGACATTGTGCTTGGATCTGTTTCAGGGCCAATGCTGGAAACCCAACACCTCATGGATATGGTCATGCTAGTGGTGACAAGAGGCCGACAGCGCGATGAGAAGGACTGGAGTGAGATCTTCGTCAAGGCGGGGTTCAGTGGCTATAAGATTGTGAAGAAGCTGGGAGCTCGAGCTGTCATTGAGGTCTATCCATAA